From one Mytilus trossulus isolate FHL-02 chromosome 10, PNRI_Mtr1.1.1.hap1, whole genome shotgun sequence genomic stretch:
- the LOC134686648 gene encoding uncharacterized protein LOC134686648 translates to MSKSDKIKSLEFYAYLCQKVGSEEIVKSRRLIYTIGDIAMDNNYPRISSGSKGEGLNFKGSDTDVMFIEPDFRVYQSMSDVIDRWGVALLMDTDETPPCFTYLHILPKYGVPFLFTEQLREQKNGKMLLSSELFKIHRLRHLVLTKPMLNNIHGPCISDDLEENDIAYCIKCEKWISQAQPWINRPRTEWPPPDLISQIISLGVLFVPIGCKGSVNEMFEWRISFSVAEKMLIFSFCHTQLLCYALLKILLKEIIEKLPGLKGLLCSYFLKTLMFWISEELDPSVWRPDNIIPCFMACLQKLLYCVEYSTLLHYFVPNNNLFYSRFDISNKRKLVGLLRNLYQQGIQCFSSSVTLHDYPISSCNMRRQLSLKTILAQETIHLFSFGRAKGNIDRLMKNILHHSKSCLSRSIFNLFFADAHHFVSKRTSIHCSPTNKQYYYNYKHYLSQLLIGVNSDAISGWLLLATFFYSHKHYPEALMITDHVISKYTDKTIPVPVETSYNIVVFHELHNNVMELMKHEKTINIVKTLTNLDINLDSKSLAVLPELQQDVQDPFMVYSCKPMTYFIRFLSYYYLENVDSCKDAYMRLLQEYLNTVSYLKNRQSHSVRMAKMFQLFDTILFTGISAQMIGELESAKYFFRLIAIHDVYNCTSAASRLSNLI, encoded by the coding sequence atgtcaaagtcagataaaataaaatcactagAATTTTACGCATATCTGTGTCAGAAAGTGGGATCAGAAGAAATAGTAAAGTCAAGGCGGTTGATATATACTATAGGAGATATAGCCATGGATAATAATTATCCCCGCATAAGCAGTGGTAGTAAAGGGGAAGGACTAAATTTTAAAGGTAGTGACACCGATGTTATGTTTATAGAACCTGATTTTAGAGTATACCAATCAATGAGTGATGTCATTGATCGTTGGGGAGTGGCATTGCTCATGGACACCGACGAAACGCCACCATGTTTCACATACCTCCATATATTACCTAAATATGGCGTACCGTTTTTGTTTACTGAACAATTGCGAGaacaaaaaaatggtaaaatgcTGCTTTCAAGCGAACTTTTCAAAATACATCGTTTAAGACATTTAGTATTAACAAAACCTATGTTAAATAATATTCATGGTCCATGTATATCGGATGATTTAGAAGAGAATGATATTGCATATTGCATCAAATGTGAAAAATGGATATCACAAGCGCAACCATGGATAAACAGACCACGTACAGAATGGCCACCACCTGATcttatttcacaaataatatcatTAGGCGTATTATTTGTCCCCATTGGTTGCAAAGGATCCGTTAATGAAATGTTCGAATGGAGGATATCGTTTTCAGTTGCAGAAAAGATGCTGATATTTTCCTTCTGTCATACCCAGTTACTGTGCTATGCTTTATTGAAAATCTTGTTGAAAGAAATAATAGAGAAGTTACCAGGTTTAAAAGGGTTATTGTGCTCATATTTCCTAAAAACTCTAATGTTTTGGATATCTGAAGAATTGGATCCGTCTGTTTGGCGACCAGACAACATTATACCTTGTTTTATGGCATGCTTACAGAAATTGTTATACTGTGTAGAATATTCAACACTTTTACACTATTTTGTTCCAAACAATAACCTTTTCTATTCCCGGTTCGACATAAGTAACAAAAGGAAATTAGTCGGTCTTCTTCGGAATTTATATCAGCAAGGCATTCAATGTTTTTCATCTTCAGTAACTCTCCATGATTATCCTATTTCTTCATGTAATATGAGAAGGCAACTAAGCCTTAAAACAATATTGGCACAGGAAACAATTCATCTTTTTTCCTTTGGAAGAGCGAAAGGAAATATTGACAGATTGATGAAAAACATTCTGCATCATTCTAAAAGTTGTCTGTCGAGAAGcatatttaacttattttttgcAGATGCACACCATTTCGTATCTAAGAGAACAAGCATTCATTGCAGCCCTACCAACAAACAGTATTACTACAACTATAAACATTACCTTAGTCAATTACTTATTGGTGTTAATTCAGATGCAATTTCAGGATGGTTGCTGTTAGCAACATTCTTCTATAGTCATAAACATTATCCAGAAGCATTGATGATAACAGATCATGTAATTTCCAAGTACACAGACAAAACAATTCCTGTTCCAGTGGAAACATCTTACAATATCGTTGTTTTTCATGAACTACATAATAATGTAATGGAATTAATGAAACATGAAAAGACAATCAATATAGTAAAAACCTTAACAAATCTTGACATCAACCTTGATTCCAAGTCATTGGCGGTTTTACCAGAATTGCAACAAGACGTCCAGGATCCTTTTATGGTATATTCTTGCAAACCAATGACATATTTCATTCGGTTTTTGAGCTATTACTATCTAGAAAATGTTGATTCATGCAAAGATGCATATATGAGACTATTACAGGAATACCTTAATACCGTTTCATACTTGAAAAACAGGCAAAGTCATTCTGTGCGTATGGCTAAAATGTTCCAGTTATTTGATACGATATTATTCACGGGAATCTCTGCACAGATGATTGGAGAATTAGAATCTGCAAAATATTTCTTTCGGTTAATAGCTATACACGATGTCTATAATTGCACCTCTGCAGCATCCAGACTGTCGAatctcatttga
- the LOC134686750 gene encoding zinc finger protein 84-like, which yields METDTLEELDKDQFLEYSRLTTNKMLLAVTLETGTMTMTSFASQLGNSFLQQSVQYAGVDFLDELQEFLSDYYKTKKLKIENKLLKDDSNDEDRKKTVRDRKRKQEGSPLITDKKQKVAEKDLKLMSPNKDMTRLTSIQTDNGMSRSGRKIRTPKWLLGNEISGSTGNEKTSNVAFTKSRLNESADQIQSSVSRTSSVLKNVNKSEATKEKIIPNKTYLLKKIVKEIKVEIKNKDTSQESNKNNNKKEIADSKNKQDVNSGQYTKTNNNTLDTKDNGNTQNDKNINSAQHNEDDEIDQEIKGLGKVQGNKVTINEKDIKVDMVESCEKEANDKNKMNNIPVEDNGHDENHIDNGHDENHKDNGQDENYKDNGQDENYKDNEHEKLKSNDYDEKLLHWAYGVAIDCEDKMKDNKGIFKCRKCDKEMSSPLERVQHEVNEHNFIVMLKMKDHCAKPYKCPLCRRCMKFEESMRTHIVEHATADVTDLTCSVCKLQFINKLRLRDHMLTHGEAKFPCPNCGKKFRMKKYVRRHMIESCCSKFSADKNEECENELPAQADTSKDRNLAVNNSSEDVTVMRVNDNGSQIMTGQMDSVSVLKNEDSLDKHFAAGGDAETSDLSCDKSSLKLNSDEIFADENEQAKENIISSSPLTCEICQETFMKKWNLQRHMFRKHSNEDFQCEVCQQTFKKKFALNNHLVREHNYDKDFKVICSKAEVQSEKFKCRECNEIFFSAMERVRHELYDHELAVLERYTGPAKKGKFKCPICKNKRETVESMKSHIRDHFETDVSELTCSVCKLQFKTKNRLQNHLPIHSEPKYPCQKCGKKFRMLKYVKRHMLETHKIAGTPLKKGKQDCEKTKEIKKQKKTPGICEVCGKVFSSLASALQHRSVHTQERKHSCKVCQKRFRLKSALRNHMRLHQDNKDFVCEVCGMSFKMTQGLRMHRLRYHERVQYKCDHCNRKFKCIGGKKYHFLKEHREIAELAGLKMYPCNFCDRISSSHQEFLRHESSHIDNKIHVCDLCNNRFPTISQLNEHKKSHFGRQKNYMCLICSFKASSPYKIRRHLASTKHLENCSAKGYNSIAAMNMDDPDIVKVPTKCERRLSENDVKNEDENLSTDFSVSVVNEQKLLNQVDISVGEDGNSQTEDSVVEVKYVEIPYNIGEGSHIIYSEDNNLVYRVIEDGETGSLVEGENTIIYDTSINQAVESILKLQQSSPTNL from the exons ATGGAAACAGACACATTAGAAGAACTTGATAAAGACCAGTTCCTTGAATAT tcaaggttaacaacaaataaaatgctACTAGCTGTCACACTGGAAACTGGTACCATGACAATGACTTCTTTTGCTTCACAGCTTGGGAACAGCTTTCTACAGCAGAGTGTGCAGTATGCAGGAGTAGATTTTCTAGATGAACTTCAGGAGTTTCTGTCag aCTACTATAAAACTAAGAAACTGAAAATAGAGAATAAACTGTTGAAAGATGATAGCAATGATGAGGACCGAAAGAAAACAGTAAGAGACAGAAAGAGAAAGCAAGAGGGTTCACCACTCATAACagacaaaaagcaaaaagtGGCAGAAAAAGACCTCAAATTAATGTCTCCAAATAAAG ACATGACAAGACTTACATCCATTCAAACAGATAATGGAATGTCAAGAAGTGGAAGGAAAATAAGAACACCAAAATGGTTGCTGGGAAATGAAATATCAGGATCAACGGGGAACGAGAAAACTTCAAATGTCGCCTTTACAAAATCTAGGTTGAATGAATCAGCTGATCAAATACAGAGTTCAGTTTCCAGGACAAGTTCAGttcttaaaaatgtaaataaatcagAAGCAACGAAggaaaaaataattccaaacaAAActtatcttttgaaaaaaatcgtgAAAGAAATTAAAGTTGAGATCAAGAATAAAGACACCAGTCAGGAAagcaataaaaataacaataagaaGGAAATTGCAGATAGTAAAAATAAGCAGGATGTCAACAGTGGACAGTACACCAAGACAAATAATAATACTCTAGACACTAAAGATAATGGAAATACACAAAATGACAAGAACATAAACAGTGCACAGCACAATGAAGATGATGAGATTGACcaagagatcaaaggtttaggcAAAGTACAGGGTAATAAGGTCactataaatgaaaaagatatcAAAGTAGACATggtagaaagctgtgaaaaagaggctaatgataaaaacaaaatgaataacatTCCAGTGGAGGACAATGGACACGACGAAAACCATATAGACAATGGACACGACGAAAACCATAAAGACAATGGACAAGACGAAAACTATAAAGACAATGGACAAGACGAAAACTATAAAGACAACGAACACgagaaattaaaatcaaatgattatgATGAAAAACTTTTGCATTGGGCTTATGGGGTTGCAATCGACTGTGAAGACAAAATGAAAGATAACAAGGGAATCTTTAAATGCCGAAAGTGTGACAAGGAAATGTCATCTCCATTGGAAAGGGTTCAACATGAAGTAAATGAACACAACTTTATTgtaatgttgaaaatgaaagatCACTGTGCTAAACCATATAAATGTCCTTTATGTAGAAGATGTATGAAGTTTGAAGAATCTATGCGTACTCATATTGTTGAGCACGCTACTGCAGATGTAACAGACCTCACTTGTAGTGTTTGtaaattacaatttattaataaattacgGTTGCGAGATCATATGTTAACGCATGGAGAGGCAAAATTTCCCTGTCCGAACTGTGGAAAGAAGTTTCGGATGAAGAAATATGTCCGTCGTCATATGATCGAAAGCTGCTGTTCAAAATTTTCAGCTGATAAAAATGAAGAATGTGAAAATGAGCTACCAGCCCAAGCAGATACTAGCAAAGACAGAAATTTAGCAGTTAATAATTCATCTGAAGATGTTACTGTAATGAGGGTCAATGATAATGGAAGTCAGATTATGACTGGTCAAATGGACAGCGTATCGGTATTAAAGAATGAAGATTCATTGGATAAACATTTTGCTGCTGGTGGGGATGCAGAAACTTCAGATTTGTCGTGTGATAAATCGTCTTTGAAATTGAACAgtgatgaaatatttgctgaTGAAAATGAGCAGGCTAAAGAGAACATTATATCATCTTCCCCACTAACCTGTGAGATTTGTCAAGAAACATTTATGAAGAAGTGGAATTTGCAACGTCATATGTTTCGAAAACATAGTAATGAAGATTTTCAGTGTGAAGTTTGTCAGCAAACTTTCAAGAAAAAGTTTGCTTTGAATAATCACTTGGTACGAGAACATAATTATGACAAAGACTTTAAAGTCATATGTTCTAAGGCTGAGGTACAAAgtgaaaaattcaaatgtagAGAATGCaatgaaatattcttttctGCAATGGAAAGAGTTCGTCATGAGCTTTATGATCATGAATTAGCAGTTCTTGAGAGGTACACTGGACCTGCTAAAAAAGGGAAATTTAAATGCcccatttgtaaaaataaaagagagaCTGTTGAAAGCATGAAATCACACATTCGTGATCACTTTGAAACTGATGTCAGTGAATTAACATGTAGTGTTTGTAAGTTGcaattcaaaactaaaaacagACTTCAAAATCATTTACCAATACATAGTGAACCAAAGTATCCGTGTCAGAAATGTGGTAAAAAGTTTCGTATGCTGAAATATGTCAAAAGACATATGCTTGAAACACATAAAATTGCAGGAACTCCACTTAAAAAAGGGAAACAAGACTGTGAAAAGACTAAAGAAATAAAGAAGCAAAAGAAAACACCAGGAATTTGTGAAGTTTGTGGGAAAGTATTTTCTTCACTTGCGTCAGCTTTACAGCACAGATCAGTTCATACCCAAGAAAGAAAACATTCATGTAAAGTTTGTCAGAAAAGATTTCGATTAAAATCTGCTCTTCGTAATCACATGAGACTACATCAAGACAATAAAGACTTTGTTTGTGAAGTGTGCGGAATGTCATTCAAGATGACACAAGGATTGCGAATGCATCGACTTCGGTACCATGAAAGAGTACAGTATAAGTGTGATCATTGTAACAGGAAGTTCAAATGTATAGGCGGCAAAAAGTATCATTTTCTGAAAGAACACAGAGAAATTGCTGAGCTGGCAGGATTAAAAATGTATCCATGCAATTTTTGCGATCGTATTTCATCTAGTCACCAGGAATTCTTACGACATGAGAGTTCACACATTGATAATAAGATACATGTTTGTGACCTTTGCAATAACAGATTTCCAACAATTTCACAGCTGAATGAACATAAAAAGTCACATTTTGGCAGACAGAAGAATTACATGTGCTTAATCTGCTCATTTAAGGCAAGCTCGCCATATAAAATAAGGCGTCATCTTGCCTCCACAAAACATCTTGAAAATTGTTCAGCTAAAGGTTATAATTCAATAGCAGCAATGAACATGGATGATCCTGATATTGTTAAAGTACCGACTAAGTGTGAAAGACGATTGTCTGAAAATGACGTTAAAAACGAGGATGAAAATTTATCGACAGACTTTAGTGTTTCTGtagtaaatgaacaaaaattacTTAATCAGGTAGATATTTCAGTAGGAGAAGATGGGAATTCTCAGACTGAAGATAGTGTTGTAGAGGTCAAATATGTAGAAATTCCATACAACATAGGAGAAGGCTCTCATATTATTTATTCAGAGGATAATAATTTGGTCTATAGAGTTATTGAAGATGGTGAAACGGGCAGTTTAGTTGAAGGGGAAAATACTATTATTTACGATACCTCAATAAATCAAGCTGTGGAATCCATTTTAAAACTACAACAAAGCTCACCAAcgaatttataa